A portion of the Kribbella jejuensis genome contains these proteins:
- a CDS encoding transposase, translating into MTSEHVRVVEVSRPNRQNRRRRGKSDPIDAEAAARAVLAGTATGTPKTRTGIVESIRVVRTTRSGAIKARTAAINTLRQLVTTAPEPLRGQLAGLTTDQLIHATSALRPTTDLTDPVQATKTALRRLARRCQHLTEEVTDADTQLRTLTHQAAPALLERCGLGPETAGQLLTTAGDNPHRLHSNAAFAAVCGASPVPVASGRTHRVRLNRGGDRQANTALHTIVLVRMRHHQPTRAYVARRRAEGKTTKEVIRCLKRNLCRELLPLITQALTTQT; encoded by the coding sequence CTGACCTCCGAACACGTCCGGGTGGTGGAGGTGTCACGACCGAACCGGCAGAACCGCCGCCGCCGCGGCAAGTCCGACCCGATCGACGCTGAGGCCGCCGCCCGAGCGGTCCTGGCCGGCACCGCGACCGGCACACCGAAGACCCGTACGGGGATCGTGGAGTCCATTCGCGTCGTGCGTACCACCCGCTCCGGCGCGATCAAGGCCCGGACCGCCGCCATCAACACCTTGCGCCAGCTCGTCACCACCGCGCCGGAACCACTACGCGGACAACTCGCCGGCCTCACCACCGACCAACTCATCCACGCCACCTCCGCACTACGCCCCACCACCGATCTGACCGACCCGGTCCAAGCCACCAAGACCGCGCTGCGCCGCCTCGCCCGCCGCTGCCAGCACCTGACCGAGGAAGTCACCGACGCCGACACCCAACTGCGCACTCTCACCCACCAGGCCGCACCGGCCCTGCTCGAACGCTGCGGCCTCGGCCCCGAAACAGCAGGCCAACTCCTCACCACCGCCGGCGACAACCCCCACCGACTGCACAGCAACGCCGCCTTCGCGGCCGTCTGCGGGGCATCTCCGGTTCCCGTCGCCTCCGGCCGCACCCACCGCGTCCGCCTTAACCGCGGCGGCGACCGCCAAGCCAACACCGCCCTGCACACCATCGTCTTGGTCCGCATGCGCCACCACCAGCCCACCCGCGCCTACGTCGCCCGCCGACGCGCCGAAGGCAAAACCACCAAAGAAGTCATCCGCTGCCTCAAACGCAACCTCTGCCGCGAACTCCTACCCCTCATCACCCAAGCGCTCACAACCCAGACTTGA
- a CDS encoding GntR family transcriptional regulator → MYERLRVDRSTTVDRVVDALRAAMFAGDLEPGTPLREQPLAEALGVARSTIREAMTMLVTEGLAVREPNKGVSVAILHPEAVADICRARFVLESAGIRAWFDADEAARERVREAMRVFAATAKDGADPEALTETHLAIHRSLVALTGSERLIATADSVTSEARLALARVDALRQDARQQVASHRKLIRLLERGELDECVDELRRHLAGAEESLLEAIAMPPG, encoded by the coding sequence ATGTACGAACGGCTGCGGGTGGACCGCTCGACCACGGTGGACCGGGTGGTCGACGCGCTGCGTGCCGCCATGTTCGCGGGCGACCTGGAACCGGGTACGCCGCTGCGCGAGCAGCCGCTGGCCGAGGCGCTGGGGGTCGCGCGGAGCACGATCCGCGAGGCGATGACGATGCTGGTCACCGAGGGGCTCGCGGTCCGCGAGCCGAACAAGGGCGTCAGCGTCGCGATCCTGCACCCCGAGGCGGTGGCCGACATCTGCCGGGCCCGGTTCGTCCTGGAGTCAGCGGGCATCCGCGCCTGGTTCGACGCCGACGAGGCGGCCCGGGAGCGGGTCCGCGAGGCGATGCGGGTGTTCGCCGCGACCGCCAAGGACGGCGCCGACCCGGAGGCGCTGACCGAGACCCATCTGGCCATCCACCGCAGCCTGGTCGCGCTGACCGGTAGCGAGCGGCTGATCGCGACCGCCGACTCGGTCACCAGTGAGGCCCGGCTCGCGCTGGCCCGGGTGGACGCGCTGCGGCAGGACGCGCGCCAGCAGGTCGCCTCCCACCGCAAGCTCATCCGGCTGCTCGAACGCGGCGAGCTGGACGAGTGCGTCGACGAGCTCCGGCGGCACCTCGCCGGCGCCGAGGAGTCGCTCCTCGAGGCCATCGCGATGCCGCCGGGCTGA
- a CDS encoding enolase C-terminal domain-like protein has translation MKIVDVRATTVTMPLEAPLRHSNGAHWGRFVRTVVEVEADNGLIGLGEMGGGGQSAEAAVAGLKEYLVGHDPARTEALRWMLANPTASLYNNRTQLLAAIEFACLDLQGRELGVPVHALLGGKVRNRVPFASYLFFRHPADDGTGEIRTAEQLVAHARSLVDEHGFSVHKLKGGVFPPDYERECFRALAEAFPGHRVRFDPNGAFSVEEAIRFARGIEDLDNDYLEDPTWGLNGMRRVRQNTPIPLATNTVVVNFEQLAANVLDPAVDVILLDTTFWGGIRPCIKAAGVCETFQLGVAVHSSGELGIQLATMLHLGAVVPNLSFAADAHYHHLRDDIIAGGKLPYVDGAIAVPDAPGLGVELDRDKLAEYAELFRELGPYPYDRDPARPDWYPLLPNTDWADPS, from the coding sequence GTGAAGATCGTCGACGTCCGCGCGACCACGGTGACGATGCCGCTGGAGGCGCCGCTGCGGCACAGCAACGGGGCGCACTGGGGACGCTTCGTGCGGACCGTCGTGGAGGTCGAGGCCGACAACGGGCTGATCGGGCTGGGCGAGATGGGCGGCGGCGGACAGAGCGCCGAGGCCGCGGTCGCCGGGCTGAAGGAGTACCTGGTCGGCCACGACCCGGCCCGGACCGAGGCGTTGCGCTGGATGCTCGCCAACCCGACCGCGAGCCTGTACAACAACCGAACTCAGTTGCTAGCGGCAATTGAATTCGCCTGCCTGGACCTGCAGGGCCGTGAGCTCGGCGTACCCGTGCACGCGTTGCTCGGCGGCAAGGTCAGGAACCGGGTACCGTTCGCCAGCTACCTGTTCTTCCGGCATCCGGCGGACGACGGTACCGGTGAGATCCGCACCGCCGAGCAGCTGGTCGCGCATGCGCGTTCGCTGGTCGACGAGCACGGATTCAGCGTGCACAAGCTGAAGGGTGGCGTTTTCCCGCCGGACTACGAGCGCGAGTGTTTCCGCGCGCTGGCGGAGGCGTTCCCGGGGCATCGCGTGCGGTTCGATCCGAACGGCGCCTTCAGCGTCGAGGAGGCGATCCGGTTCGCGCGCGGTATCGAGGACCTCGACAACGACTACCTCGAGGACCCCACCTGGGGACTGAACGGGATGCGCCGGGTCCGCCAGAACACGCCGATCCCGCTCGCCACCAACACCGTCGTGGTGAACTTCGAGCAACTCGCCGCGAATGTTCTCGACCCGGCCGTCGACGTGATCCTGCTCGACACCACGTTCTGGGGCGGGATCCGTCCGTGTATCAAGGCGGCCGGCGTCTGCGAGACGTTCCAGCTCGGCGTCGCGGTGCACTCCTCGGGCGAGCTCGGTATCCAGCTCGCGACCATGCTGCACCTCGGTGCGGTGGTTCCCAACCTGTCGTTCGCCGCGGATGCGCACTACCACCATCTGCGCGACGACATCATTGCCGGCGGCAAGCTTCCGTACGTCGACGGCGCGATCGCGGTCCCGGACGCGCCCGGACTCGGCGTCGAACTGGACCGCGACAAGCTCGCCGAGTACGCCGAACTGTTCCGCGAACTCGGCCCCTACCCGTACGACCGCGATCCGGCCCGCCCGGACTGGTACCCGCTGCTACCGAACACCGATTGGGCAGACCCGTCATGA
- a CDS encoding SDR family NAD(P)-dependent oxidoreductase, with the protein MTGGAAGIGRGAVERFLAAGDHVVVLDREISALDGQVTGLQVDVADRAALAAAAEEIGEVDALVCAAGVQRYGTVVDTPAAVYDEVMAVNVGGVFFACQAFVPKLPRGGSVVVVASVQAYAAQTSVAAYSMGKGALLSLVRAMAVDHAADGIRVNAVCPGSVDTPMLRTSAAQFGNGRSTDEVVAEWGRSHPLGRVATPGEVAEVIYFLSSPAASFVTGADVKVDGGLTAGLPVVLPEGRK; encoded by the coding sequence GTGACAGGTGGTGCCGCCGGCATCGGGCGCGGTGCCGTGGAGCGCTTCCTCGCCGCCGGCGACCACGTTGTCGTCCTTGATCGCGAGATCTCTGCACTCGATGGACAGGTCACCGGCCTGCAGGTAGACGTTGCCGACCGGGCCGCGCTGGCAGCCGCCGCGGAAGAGATCGGCGAAGTGGACGCCCTTGTCTGTGCCGCGGGCGTCCAGCGCTACGGAACTGTTGTCGATACGCCCGCCGCCGTCTACGACGAGGTGATGGCCGTCAATGTCGGCGGCGTGTTCTTCGCCTGCCAGGCGTTCGTCCCGAAACTTCCTCGCGGCGGGAGTGTCGTGGTGGTGGCGTCCGTGCAGGCGTACGCCGCGCAGACGAGCGTCGCCGCGTACTCGATGGGCAAGGGCGCGCTGTTGAGCCTCGTCCGCGCGATGGCTGTGGACCACGCCGCCGATGGCATCCGGGTGAACGCCGTTTGCCCGGGGTCGGTGGACACACCCATGCTGCGGACGTCGGCCGCGCAGTTCGGCAACGGGCGATCGACCGACGAGGTGGTCGCCGAGTGGGGCCGGTCGCATCCGCTCGGCCGGGTCGCGACGCCGGGAGAAGTTGCCGAGGTCATCTACTTCCTGTCCTCACCGGCCGCGTCGTTCGTCACCGGCGCCGACGTCAAGGTCGACGGTGGGCTGACCGCGGGGCTTCCCGTCGTACTGCCGGAGGGCCGGAAGTGA
- a CDS encoding carbohydrate ABC transporter permease, whose protein sequence is MSRVKTAVLIVLGLLWLAPVYLLVVNASKSVDGYDAKTVWKPAGFDLFANFGDAWSKAALSDTLVSTTMYSVIAPVLAVLVGAAAGYAIVVLKLKRGFLWFVFIFGGTIFPLQMILMPLFSGYANSGLYDTRIGMIVVYTAISVPFSAFVMRNFFTGIARSVFEAAVVDGGGLFRIFRSIYLPMAGSALAAIFILQATFVWNDLLLGLTLSQSDSVRPIMPALTGLQSTYGGAALPTVLAGGLLVSLPTVILFLAAQRFFSRGLALGQF, encoded by the coding sequence GTGAGCAGGGTTAAGACCGCGGTGCTGATCGTGCTCGGTCTGTTGTGGCTGGCACCCGTTTATCTGTTGGTCGTCAATGCGTCGAAGTCCGTCGACGGTTACGACGCGAAGACCGTCTGGAAGCCGGCGGGGTTCGACCTGTTCGCGAACTTCGGGGACGCGTGGAGCAAGGCGGCGCTCAGCGACACGTTGGTGTCGACGACGATGTACAGCGTGATCGCGCCGGTGCTCGCGGTCCTGGTCGGCGCGGCCGCCGGATACGCGATCGTCGTACTGAAACTGAAGCGTGGGTTCCTGTGGTTCGTGTTCATCTTCGGCGGGACGATATTTCCGCTGCAAATGATCCTGATGCCGCTGTTCTCCGGGTACGCGAACTCCGGGCTGTACGACACCCGGATTGGGATGATCGTCGTGTACACCGCGATCAGCGTGCCGTTCTCGGCGTTCGTGATGCGGAACTTCTTCACTGGGATCGCGCGTAGCGTGTTCGAGGCCGCGGTGGTCGACGGCGGCGGGCTGTTCCGGATCTTCCGCAGCATCTACCTGCCGATGGCGGGTTCGGCGCTGGCCGCGATCTTCATCCTGCAGGCCACCTTCGTCTGGAACGACCTGCTGCTCGGCCTCACGCTGAGCCAGTCCGACTCGGTCCGCCCAATCATGCCGGCCCTCACCGGCCTGCAGAGCACGTACGGCGGCGCCGCGCTGCCGACCGTCCTCGCCGGCGGCCTGCTCGTCTCGCTCCCCACCGTCATCCTGTTCCTCGCCGCCCAACGCTTCTTCTCCCGGGGCCTCGCCCTGGGTCAGTTCTGA
- a CDS encoding carbohydrate ABC transporter permease, giving the protein MTSTIERSPVKVRARSQRPDRTGARAAPLFGLPAVAVVALLLYLPFLWTTYVSFTSYDGLASPVWSGLANYKAMFSDPDLVGALVNTLLWVVGMVTLPVALGLLVAVLTYGHKWGTWLRLPFLLPYAISGVAVGVIWGFVLQPDGALGQALGFFGLPGAHTGWLQAGPGNTIMMIIAVTWQAAGVNALLFVVGLQSIPSEPLEAARLDGADGFKLFRFHLWPQLRPITTVVVGLSIVGSLKTFDVVWVMTQGGPGTSSETLALSMYKETFVLNDYGQGAAIALFLSLVTFAASILYLRYQLGDAREQG; this is encoded by the coding sequence GTGACCTCCACGATCGAGCGGTCACCGGTCAAGGTCCGGGCGCGGAGTCAACGCCCGGACCGGACCGGTGCCCGGGCGGCACCGCTGTTCGGACTGCCCGCGGTAGCTGTCGTCGCGCTGCTGCTGTACCTCCCGTTCCTGTGGACGACGTACGTCAGCTTCACCTCCTACGACGGGCTCGCGTCACCGGTGTGGTCCGGGCTGGCGAACTACAAGGCGATGTTCAGCGACCCCGACCTGGTCGGGGCGCTGGTCAACACGCTGCTGTGGGTGGTCGGCATGGTCACGCTGCCGGTCGCGCTCGGCCTGCTCGTCGCGGTGCTGACGTACGGGCACAAGTGGGGCACCTGGTTGCGGCTGCCGTTCCTGCTGCCGTACGCGATCTCCGGTGTGGCCGTCGGCGTCATCTGGGGCTTCGTACTGCAGCCGGACGGCGCACTGGGTCAGGCACTCGGGTTCTTCGGGCTCCCGGGTGCCCACACCGGCTGGCTGCAGGCAGGCCCCGGCAACACGATCATGATGATCATCGCCGTCACCTGGCAGGCCGCCGGCGTCAACGCCCTGCTGTTCGTCGTAGGCCTCCAATCGATTCCGAGCGAACCGCTCGAGGCCGCGCGTTTGGACGGTGCCGACGGCTTCAAGCTCTTCCGCTTTCATCTCTGGCCACAACTGCGTCCGATCACCACGGTGGTTGTCGGCTTGTCGATCGTCGGCAGTCTGAAGACGTTCGACGTGGTGTGGGTGATGACCCAAGGTGGGCCGGGTACGTCGTCGGAGACCCTCGCGCTGTCCATGTACAAGGAGACGTTCGTGCTGAACGACTACGGCCAGGGCGCGGCGATCGCGCTGTTCCTGAGCCTGGTGACGTTCGCCGCGTCGATCCTGTACCTGCGCTACCAGTTGGGGGATGCCCGTGAGCAGGGTTAA
- a CDS encoding ABC transporter substrate-binding protein: MIHRKALTALAVAGALALSACGGGGGAAAPKKGEDKPVDSLKFYNDKGGWKDAFTQVGAASKKDIGVGMEPVGYSDSNTYTAFIRSSFRTKEKADLFTWHTGKELQDLVDQKLVAETTDQWTKAVADGNIPEQLKQYFTFDGKQYCVPLNAGYWVMYYNKAVFKKAGITETPKTWADLLKVADKVKAIGVKPFYQTNILFSFVWFETLLAGKDPDLYDALATGKAKYTDQGVVDVMNEWKKMIDAGYFSDPGSKTEPQAQLKNGDVAMENFGTWFSGNLNTLKMKAGTDYDFFIIPNVNPALPKTSMIFETGPVCSAAASDHASTVKKWTDWWVTPQAQTAWANSRGDLSFNPKAEIKDPGLAALNKDVGGDGYRLINRWFEATPVPVANKALEVFGAFVTKPGDPMPGLQKIQAEADAYWAKQK; this comes from the coding sequence ATGATTCACCGGAAAGCGCTGACGGCGTTGGCCGTGGCCGGAGCGCTGGCTCTGTCCGCCTGTGGCGGCGGTGGTGGTGCCGCCGCGCCGAAGAAGGGCGAGGACAAGCCGGTCGACTCGCTGAAGTTCTACAACGACAAGGGCGGCTGGAAGGACGCGTTCACCCAGGTCGGCGCGGCCAGCAAGAAGGATATCGGCGTCGGCATGGAACCGGTCGGGTACTCCGACTCGAACACGTACACCGCGTTCATCCGGTCCTCGTTCCGGACCAAGGAGAAGGCCGACCTGTTCACCTGGCACACCGGCAAGGAACTTCAGGATCTGGTGGACCAGAAGCTCGTTGCCGAGACCACCGACCAGTGGACCAAGGCTGTTGCTGACGGCAACATCCCGGAACAGCTCAAGCAGTACTTCACCTTCGACGGCAAGCAGTACTGCGTACCGCTGAACGCCGGCTACTGGGTGATGTACTACAACAAGGCCGTCTTCAAGAAGGCCGGGATCACCGAGACCCCGAAGACCTGGGCCGATCTGCTGAAGGTCGCCGACAAGGTCAAGGCGATCGGCGTGAAGCCGTTCTACCAGACCAACATCCTGTTCTCGTTCGTCTGGTTCGAGACCCTGCTCGCGGGCAAGGACCCCGACCTGTACGACGCACTCGCCACCGGTAAGGCGAAGTACACCGACCAGGGTGTCGTCGACGTGATGAACGAGTGGAAGAAGATGATCGACGCCGGCTACTTCAGCGACCCGGGCTCGAAGACCGAGCCGCAGGCGCAGCTGAAGAACGGCGACGTCGCGATGGAGAACTTCGGCACCTGGTTCAGCGGCAACCTGAACACGCTGAAGATGAAGGCCGGCACCGACTACGACTTCTTCATCATCCCGAACGTGAACCCCGCGCTGCCCAAGACCTCGATGATCTTCGAGACCGGGCCGGTCTGCTCGGCCGCGGCGAGCGATCACGCGTCGACGGTGAAGAAGTGGACCGACTGGTGGGTCACGCCGCAGGCGCAGACCGCCTGGGCGAACTCGCGCGGCGACCTGTCGTTCAACCCGAAGGCCGAGATCAAGGACCCGGGGCTGGCGGCGCTCAACAAGGACGTCGGCGGCGACGGGTACCGGCTGATCAACCGGTGGTTCGAGGCGACGCCGGTGCCGGTGGCCAACAAGGCGCTGGAGGTGTTCGGCGCGTTCGTGACCAAGCCGGGTGACCCGATGCCGGGCCTGCAGAAGATCCAGGCCGAGGCGGACGCGTACTGGGCCAAGCAGAAGTGA
- a CDS encoding FadR/GntR family transcriptional regulator → MSASGGVVRRSLLDDLATSMLTLIEERKLAPGDQFEAVRSLAERFKVAVPTVREALRRLEATGAVELRHGSGVYVGPNVGRLVLANPLALAPSPDRLVELLQARALIEPPVAALAARTRAETALEQMAKDLEAAAELIASGDHAQLAEVNMDFHRSLAQASGNATLAEVVESVTVVNAREQLEILHIHGDRQADLDEHRAIYDAIRSGDPDLAELLTREHLDGVLAVINEKLQQP, encoded by the coding sequence GTGAGCGCATCGGGAGGCGTCGTACGGCGGAGTCTGCTGGACGACCTGGCGACGTCGATGCTCACGCTGATCGAGGAGCGCAAGCTGGCGCCGGGGGACCAGTTCGAGGCGGTACGGTCGCTCGCGGAGCGCTTCAAGGTCGCCGTACCGACTGTCCGCGAGGCCCTGCGCCGGCTGGAGGCTACCGGGGCTGTCGAGCTCCGGCACGGCTCTGGTGTCTACGTGGGTCCGAACGTCGGCCGCTTGGTGCTGGCGAACCCCCTGGCGCTGGCGCCGAGCCCTGACCGGTTGGTGGAGCTGCTGCAGGCACGTGCACTGATCGAACCGCCTGTTGCGGCACTGGCCGCCAGGACTCGTGCGGAGACCGCGCTGGAGCAGATGGCGAAGGACCTCGAGGCTGCGGCCGAGCTGATCGCCTCCGGCGACCACGCGCAGCTGGCCGAGGTGAACATGGACTTCCACCGCTCACTCGCCCAGGCGTCCGGCAACGCGACCCTGGCCGAGGTGGTCGAGTCCGTGACCGTCGTGAACGCCCGGGAGCAGTTGGAGATCCTGCACATCCACGGCGACCGCCAGGCCGACCTGGACGAACACCGGGCGATCTACGACGCGATCCGGTCCGGTGACCCCGACCTGGCCGAGCTGCTCACCCGCGAGCACCTGGACGGCGTCCTTGCCGTCATCAACGAAAAACTTCAGCAACCCTGA
- a CDS encoding DUF4185 domain-containing protein codes for MSRRFGVLLALSLTAAGLAVPAVPAAASTCGAVTTNWTARTTPHAAPENLLNAYSNTGKGWTGADSTYSVALPGGRTAWVFSDTFLGPVNPDGSRPTTAPFINNSFVIQHGTDLKTVTGGTATNPTALVPPPSDGWYWFGAAQTSHAGQDLDVVALRFQKTGTGQWDWRWASNYLARFDSKTFKLKSLTPIPSAANVQWSGWLLRDRGYTYIYGVEDLGASKYQHVARVRGDDLTAKPWEYWTGTGWSADEAASTRVLEGVANEHSVTRWGDGYLLVTHNTKELFSKSILGYFSCSPTGPWVKPVELYQTPETGGNIITYNSHEHPDLRQGTSLLVSYNVNSLVSDELYGDVSIYRPRFLSVTLAATK; via the coding sequence ATGTCACGACGCTTCGGTGTGCTTCTCGCGTTGTCCCTGACGGCAGCGGGCCTTGCCGTGCCCGCGGTCCCTGCCGCCGCATCGACCTGCGGTGCGGTCACCACGAACTGGACCGCGCGGACGACGCCGCACGCCGCGCCCGAGAACCTGCTGAACGCCTACAGCAACACCGGCAAGGGCTGGACGGGCGCCGACAGCACGTACTCCGTCGCGCTGCCCGGCGGCCGGACGGCGTGGGTCTTCTCGGACACGTTCCTCGGCCCGGTGAACCCGGACGGCAGCCGTCCGACCACGGCGCCGTTCATCAACAACTCGTTCGTGATCCAGCACGGCACCGACCTGAAGACGGTCACCGGCGGTACGGCGACCAACCCGACCGCGCTGGTCCCGCCGCCGTCCGACGGCTGGTACTGGTTCGGCGCAGCCCAGACCAGCCACGCCGGCCAGGACCTCGACGTGGTCGCACTGCGTTTCCAGAAGACCGGTACGGGTCAGTGGGACTGGCGCTGGGCCAGCAACTACCTGGCGCGTTTCGACAGCAAGACGTTCAAGCTCAAGTCGCTGACGCCGATCCCGTCCGCTGCGAACGTGCAGTGGTCCGGCTGGCTGCTGCGCGACCGGGGCTACACCTACATCTACGGAGTCGAGGACCTGGGCGCGTCGAAGTACCAGCATGTCGCCCGCGTGCGTGGCGACGACCTCACCGCGAAGCCCTGGGAGTACTGGACCGGCACAGGCTGGTCCGCTGACGAGGCCGCGTCGACCCGGGTACTCGAGGGCGTTGCCAACGAGCACAGTGTGACCCGATGGGGTGACGGCTACCTCTTGGTCACGCATAACACCAAGGAGCTCTTCAGCAAGAGCATCCTCGGGTACTTCTCCTGCTCGCCCACCGGCCCGTGGGTGAAGCCGGTCGAGCTGTACCAGACCCCGGAGACCGGCGGGAACATCATCACGTACAACTCCCACGAGCACCCGGACCTGCGGCAGGGTACGTCGCTCCTGGTGAGCTACAACGTCAACAGCCTGGTCAGTGACGAGCTGTACGGCGACGTGAGCATCTACCGTCCGCGCTTCCTCTCGGTCACCCTGGCGGCGACCAAGTGA
- a CDS encoding phage holin family protein codes for MKNLIIRLLANAVALAIASWIVSGITLQGATTGKRVLTLLIVAAIFGIVNAIVKPVVKVLSFPLLILTLGLLTFVINAVMLLLTSWITGKLDVQFHVNGFWSALFGALIISVVGMIINAVLPEKAEIH; via the coding sequence ATGAAGAACTTGATCATCAGGTTGCTGGCGAACGCGGTCGCGCTGGCGATCGCCAGCTGGATCGTCAGCGGTATCACCCTGCAGGGCGCGACCACCGGCAAGCGGGTGCTCACGCTGCTGATCGTGGCCGCGATCTTCGGGATCGTGAACGCGATCGTGAAGCCGGTGGTGAAGGTGCTGTCGTTCCCGCTGCTGATCCTGACCCTCGGCCTGCTGACCTTCGTGATCAACGCGGTGATGCTGCTGCTGACCTCCTGGATCACCGGCAAGCTGGACGTCCAGTTCCACGTCAACGGGTTCTGGTCCGCGCTGTTCGGCGCGTTGATCATCAGCGTCGTCGGCATGATCATCAACGCGGTGCTGCCGGAGAAGGCCGAAATCCACTGA
- a CDS encoding low molecular weight protein-tyrosine-phosphatase, whose product MRVEIVCSGNICRSPMGEVVLRAKLAEAGIDGVLVSSSGTGGWHVGDGMDPRAAAALRRRGYDGSSHRAQQYQRSWDRDLVLAMDSGHLETLNRYGAAAQLFARDDVPDPYYGEDDGFDEVLAQIEEAADAWVDRLRSDLTERRQA is encoded by the coding sequence ATGCGCGTCGAGATCGTCTGCAGCGGGAACATCTGCCGCTCGCCGATGGGCGAGGTGGTACTGCGCGCGAAGCTGGCGGAGGCGGGCATCGACGGCGTGCTCGTCTCCAGCTCGGGGACGGGCGGCTGGCACGTGGGCGACGGGATGGACCCGCGCGCGGCGGCGGCGCTGCGACGCCGTGGGTACGACGGGAGCTCGCATCGCGCCCAGCAGTACCAACGGTCCTGGGACCGGGACCTGGTGCTCGCGATGGACTCCGGCCACCTGGAAACGCTGAACCGGTACGGCGCCGCGGCGCAGTTGTTCGCGCGCGACGACGTACCGGATCCGTACTACGGCGAGGACGACGGCTTCGACGAGGTCCTGGCGCAGATCGAGGAGGCGGCCGACGCCTGGGTCGACCGCCTGCGCTCAGACCTGACCGAGCGCCGTCAGGCCTGA
- a CDS encoding pyrophosphate--fructose-6-phosphate 1-phosphotransferase has translation MAVRRVALLTAGGLAPCLSSAVGGLIERYTEVAPDVEIIAYLNGYHGLLSGRFLTVTPEVREKAALLHKFGGSPIGNSRVKLTNTADLVKRGLIEDGQNALQVAAERLVADGVDVLHTIGGDDTNTTAADLAAYLQEHDYNLTVVGLPKTIDNDVVPIRQSLGAWTAAEQGALFAKNIIAEHSSNPRMLIVHEVMGRNCGWLTAATAQAYQQWVDEQEWNPGIGLTKGGWSVHAVYVPEATIDLDAEAERLRKVMDEEDCVNIFLSEGAGVSSIVAEMEARGEEVGRDPFGHVKLDTINPGAWFAKQFAERIGAEKTMVQKSGYFSRSAAANDRDLALIKECTDYAVDAALRGESGVVGHDEERGDELRAIEFPRIAGGKEFDAGVEWFVSLKSEIGQA, from the coding sequence ATGGCTGTCCGTAGAGTTGCCCTGCTCACCGCCGGCGGGCTCGCGCCCTGCCTGTCGTCCGCCGTCGGCGGACTGATCGAGCGCTACACCGAAGTGGCGCCCGACGTGGAGATCATCGCCTACCTGAACGGGTACCACGGCCTGCTCAGCGGCCGGTTCCTGACCGTGACGCCGGAGGTCCGGGAGAAGGCGGCGCTGCTGCACAAGTTCGGCGGCAGCCCGATCGGCAACAGCCGGGTGAAGCTCACCAACACCGCCGACCTGGTCAAGCGCGGCCTGATCGAGGACGGGCAGAACGCCCTCCAGGTCGCGGCCGAGCGGCTGGTCGCGGACGGCGTCGACGTCCTGCACACGATCGGCGGGGACGACACCAACACCACCGCCGCCGACCTCGCGGCGTACCTGCAGGAGCACGACTACAACCTGACCGTGGTCGGCCTGCCGAAGACCATCGACAACGACGTGGTCCCGATCCGGCAGAGCCTGGGCGCCTGGACCGCGGCCGAGCAGGGCGCGCTGTTCGCCAAGAACATCATCGCCGAGCACAGCTCGAACCCGCGGATGCTGATCGTCCACGAGGTGATGGGCCGCAACTGCGGCTGGCTGACCGCCGCCACCGCGCAGGCCTACCAGCAGTGGGTCGACGAGCAGGAGTGGAACCCGGGCATCGGCCTGACCAAGGGCGGCTGGTCGGTGCACGCCGTGTACGTGCCAGAGGCAACGATCGACCTGGACGCCGAGGCGGAGCGGCTGCGCAAGGTCATGGACGAGGAGGACTGCGTGAACATCTTCCTGTCCGAGGGTGCCGGTGTGTCGTCGATCGTGGCCGAGATGGAGGCGCGCGGCGAGGAGGTCGGGCGGGATCCGTTCGGGCACGTCAAGCTGGACACGATCAACCCGGGCGCGTGGTTCGCGAAGCAGTTCGCGGAGCGGATCGGCGCCGAGAAGACGATGGTGCAGAAGAGCGGGTACTTCTCCCGCTCGGCCGCGGCCAACGACCGCGACCTCGCACTGATCAAGGAGTGCACCGACTACGCCGTGGACGCGGCACTGCGCGGTGAGTCCGGTGTGGTCGGCCACGACGAGGAGCGCGGCGACGAGTTGCGCGCGATCGAGTTCCCGCGGATCGCCGGCGGCAAGGAGTTCGACGCCGGCGTGGAGTGGTTCGTCAGCCTGAAGTCGGAGATCGGTCAGGCCTGA